The following coding sequences are from one Rutidosis leptorrhynchoides isolate AG116_Rl617_1_P2 chromosome 11, CSIRO_AGI_Rlap_v1, whole genome shotgun sequence window:
- the LOC139875845 gene encoding uncharacterized protein, translating into MQFEGNPFSDWFQELNIKQTFTLVAHPKANGQCEVTNRDIVLGIKARLGLCRRGWIDELPNVLWAHRITPKGATNETPFSFVYGFEAVIPTEINVPTMRIASFDESSNSEELRENLNLVEECREMAAIKELSAGQKICLK; encoded by the exons ATGCAGTTTGAAGGTAATCCATTTAGTGATTGGTTCCAAGAATTGAATATAAAACAAACATTTACATTAGTCGCACACCCTAAGGCGAATGGTCAGTGTGAGGTTACGAATCGGGATATCGTTTTAGGAATCAAAGCAAGGCTGGGATTGTGTCGAAGGGGTTGGATAGATGAACTGCCTAACGTTTTGTGGGCACACCGCATAACTCCAAAAGGCGCAACTaatgaaacaccttttagtttTGTGTACGGGTTCGAGGCTGTAATACCCACCGAAATAAATGTGCCAACTATGCGCATAGCttccttcgatgaaagtagcaaCAGTGAAGAACTGCGTGAAAATCTAAACTTAGTTGAAGAATGCAGAGAAATGGCAGccataaaagaa CTAAGTGCTGGTCAAAAGatatgtttgaaataa